One genomic window of Gossypium hirsutum isolate 1008001.06 chromosome D11, Gossypium_hirsutum_v2.1, whole genome shotgun sequence includes the following:
- the LOC107911598 gene encoding uncharacterized protein DDB_G0283697 — MTKRRISNSESEESGSVSEEEEDDDNEVILKQEQQGISEYEKQRLARIAENRARMEALGLPKIASSLMGLSPNTSRTSSKIKGKRKVIDDDEDYRPNDNEDDHDEDDDDKLDGDDEEEFPGSKTPQTQSRKKKMKNKGSRSKKKASVQKHLSSSDFIDDGDDELMKAIALSLKDSGEVLGAVPTFVQDATFTESKGNARSKRKKSFTSRMQMTEDEMVVHFFHFDEAGKGSISMRDLRRVAIAHDFIWTDKELAEMIQCFDTDGDGKLNLDDFRKIVSRCNMLRTSDNS; from the exons ATGACAAAACGCCGAATCTCTAATTCTGAATCAGAAGAAAGTGGAAGTGTAagcgaagaagaagaagatgatgataatgaagTAATCCTCAAGCAAGAACAACAAGGTATATCCGAATACGAGAAGCAGAGACTAGCGAGAATTGCAGAGAACAGAGCCAGAATGGAGGCTTTGGGTCTGCCCAAAATTGCCTCTTCTTTGATGGGTTTGTCGCCAAATACAAGTCGGACTTCGAGCAAGATTAAAGGGAAACGCAAGGTCATTGATGACGATGAAGATTACAGGCCCAATGATAACGAGGACGACCACGACGAAGACGATGATGATAAACTTGATGGTGATGATGAGGAGGAGTTTCCGGGTAGTAAAACGCCTCAAACTCAGTCTCGTAAAAAGAAG ATGAAAAATAAAGGCTCAAGATCTAAGAAGAAAGCTTCTGTTCAAAAACATTTGAGTAGTTCAGATTTCATTGACGATGGTGATGATGAATTAATGAAG GCAATTGCTCTGTCCCTTAAAGATTCTGGAGAAGTTTTAGGTGCTGTACCTACATTTGTGCAAGATGCTACTTTCACTGAAAGCAAGGGGAATGCTCGATCGAAGAGGAAAAAATCG TTCACCAGCCGCATGCAGATGACTGAGGATGAAATGGTCGTGCACTTCTTTCACTTTGATG AAGCTGGAAAAGGAAGCATTTCTATGAGAGATTTACGAAGAGTAGCTATTGCACATGATTTTATCTGGACAGATAAGGAGTTGGCTGAGATGATCCAATGCTTTGATACCGATGGCGATGGGAAG